One window from the genome of Pedobacter schmidteae encodes:
- a CDS encoding TonB-dependent receptor — MSNLKWIFFFALCIFLYASPVMGQNNKDNNRSIRGIVTDGSNSSLPGVTVLEKGTSNGTVTDSKGAFRITLMGQSDVLLFKMVGYNDLEVNIKGRDKVSIAMEESQKSLDEVVVVAYGTVKRSDLTGSISTLGKKDIETRVSTNPLQSLAGKVAGLNIYNNNGTPGGDMSFNIRGFSSISGSNTPLILIDGVITTNVSGYSPSDIESVSVLKDASATSIYGARGSNGVILITTKKGKKGEVNVTYDGNVSAGTQARHIDMLDANGYMELKKREWEYDPARGAYDAVIKPKLHTDYPLLFNADNTPIYNTDWQEATLKSPVSTHHHIGITKGDEKSISGIFLGLNNDKGLFGNEFQKKYTYRLNTEYDLRPWLKVGGELNGWSVNQEITSNTGTGGVNQPRQLLEMPSLFPVQFPDGRFSTLRDFGYDTNGKPAAIYSQGNNPVALSNNSLGSSPVKVSNLRLSFFANAKLTKGLDFKSIYTNEANSNLNYAWGTYTNIDGNGLGNANGLAGRTSAWTSDNFITYDKLVGNDHHFTALLGAQWSSTRNQSLGASSSGYTTDFFQYNNLGVGSQPSSVSSGYNSITTNSYFGRLNYVYDNKYLVTLSSRYDGSSVFGTSNKFAVFPSAAVGWVLSKERFFSDNKTLSDLFSYFKIRSSYGITGNSPGAYSSTGSIGNYTVNLNNQIVKGSGLGSAPNSELKWEKTAQFDFGVDIRMFNDRITLTVDGYSKKTTDLLFNVPVSVVSGYSSVTTNIGSLQNRGIEIMLGGDIIRKGDVSWNLSASFAKNNNKVLALGSTNADVISSGFLGSSTILQVGKPMGSFVGYQRIGTWGTNEVAEAAKYGRVPGDIKRLDVNHDYKFDDKDRVFLGSPFGKYDLTLSTFIRYKNWDMSMDIQIRQGNKIENVGALTVEDRTSYSTGYKSVLKDAWTPTNQNTMIPALRMQADHLSTDFANYMDSHWLEDGSFVRGRSLNLSYKIPAFITNKINFKNLKIYANLDNFFLITKARDFDPEASSFGGGYATQGQTFFGTPRPRTLSLGINANF, encoded by the coding sequence ATGAGCAATTTAAAATGGATTTTTTTCTTTGCTCTTTGCATTTTCCTTTATGCAAGTCCGGTTATGGGGCAGAATAATAAGGATAACAACAGAAGTATAAGAGGTATTGTAACCGATGGGAGCAATTCCTCTTTACCTGGGGTAACAGTCTTAGAAAAAGGAACGTCAAACGGTACGGTAACTGATAGTAAGGGAGCGTTCAGAATAACCCTTATGGGACAATCTGATGTTTTACTATTTAAAATGGTCGGATACAATGATCTGGAAGTTAACATCAAAGGTCGTGATAAGGTTTCCATAGCTATGGAAGAATCACAAAAATCTCTTGATGAAGTGGTCGTAGTTGCTTACGGAACTGTAAAAAGATCTGATCTGACGGGGTCCATAAGTACCCTGGGAAAAAAGGACATAGAAACACGTGTCAGTACTAATCCTCTTCAGTCATTGGCAGGAAAAGTGGCAGGACTTAATATTTACAACAATAACGGCACTCCTGGAGGAGATATGAGTTTTAATATTCGCGGTTTCTCTTCCATATCCGGCTCAAATACACCGCTTATCTTAATTGATGGTGTGATAACTACAAATGTGTCAGGGTACTCGCCTTCGGATATCGAATCAGTTTCTGTATTGAAAGATGCTTCGGCGACTTCTATTTATGGGGCAAGAGGTTCTAATGGAGTAATATTAATTACGACTAAAAAAGGTAAAAAAGGTGAAGTGAACGTGACTTATGATGGGAATGTAAGTGCTGGAACACAGGCACGACATATTGATATGCTGGATGCCAATGGGTATATGGAATTGAAAAAAAGGGAGTGGGAGTATGATCCGGCCAGGGGTGCATATGATGCAGTGATTAAACCAAAACTTCATACAGATTATCCACTTTTGTTTAATGCTGATAACACGCCTATATATAATACAGATTGGCAGGAAGCAACTTTAAAATCACCCGTTTCAACACACCATCATATAGGGATTACCAAAGGGGATGAAAAATCTATATCTGGAATATTTCTTGGATTAAACAACGATAAAGGGCTCTTTGGTAACGAATTTCAAAAAAAGTACACTTACCGTTTGAATACTGAATATGATTTAAGACCATGGCTAAAAGTGGGTGGAGAGTTGAATGGATGGTCTGTAAATCAGGAAATAACGAGTAACACAGGAACCGGAGGGGTAAATCAACCAAGACAATTACTGGAGATGCCTTCATTGTTTCCTGTTCAATTTCCTGACGGGCGTTTTTCAACATTAAGAGATTTTGGATATGATACTAATGGGAAACCGGCGGCAATTTATTCGCAAGGGAATAATCCTGTTGCATTATCCAATAATTCATTGGGGTCTTCTCCTGTTAAAGTATCCAATTTGCGTTTAAGCTTTTTTGCCAATGCAAAACTGACTAAAGGGTTGGATTTTAAATCTATTTATACCAATGAAGCAAATTCCAATTTAAATTATGCCTGGGGTACGTATACAAATATCGATGGTAATGGGTTAGGTAATGCGAATGGGTTAGCAGGCCGCACATCAGCCTGGACTTCTGATAACTTTATTACATATGATAAATTAGTAGGGAACGATCATCATTTTACCGCACTTTTGGGAGCCCAGTGGTCATCGACGCGTAATCAGTCTTTGGGGGCTTCCTCTTCGGGATATACCACAGATTTCTTTCAATATAATAATTTGGGGGTGGGGTCACAGCCTTCCAGTGTAAGTTCCGGGTATAATTCCATTACGACCAATTCTTATTTTGGCCGCCTTAATTATGTTTACGATAATAAATATCTGGTAACCTTGAGTTCTCGTTATGATGGTTCCTCTGTATTTGGGACAAGCAATAAATTTGCAGTTTTTCCATCAGCTGCCGTAGGATGGGTACTTTCTAAAGAGCGGTTCTTTAGTGACAATAAAACGCTTTCGGATTTATTTTCATACTTTAAGATAAGAAGTAGTTATGGAATTACAGGGAATTCCCCAGGAGCCTATTCTTCGACGGGTTCAATTGGTAACTATACCGTTAATCTGAATAATCAGATCGTAAAAGGTTCAGGATTGGGAAGTGCTCCTAATTCAGAATTGAAGTGGGAGAAGACAGCTCAATTTGATTTCGGAGTAGATATCAGGATGTTTAATGACCGGATAACGCTGACTGTAGATGGATATTCAAAGAAAACTACAGATCTCTTATTTAACGTACCGGTTTCTGTGGTGTCTGGATACAGTTCAGTAACCACTAATATTGGAAGCTTGCAAAACAGGGGGATTGAAATTATGCTTGGTGGCGATATTATCCGAAAGGGTGATGTTAGCTGGAATCTGAGTGCATCGTTTGCAAAGAATAACAATAAAGTTCTTGCCTTAGGCTCGACCAATGCTGATGTAATTTCTTCAGGATTTTTAGGGTCTTCAACCATACTTCAAGTAGGGAAACCTATGGGGTCCTTTGTTGGTTATCAAAGAATAGGAACCTGGGGTACCAATGAAGTTGCAGAAGCGGCTAAATATGGTAGGGTACCAGGGGACATCAAAAGATTGGATGTGAATCATGATTATAAATTCGATGATAAGGACAGAGTGTTTCTAGGGAGCCCATTTGGTAAATATGATCTCACGCTGTCCACTTTTATACGATATAAAAACTGGGATATGAGTATGGACATACAGATCAGGCAAGGTAATAAAATAGAGAATGTCGGAGCGCTTACTGTTGAAGACAGAACCTCTTATTCAACCGGGTATAAGAGTGTATTGAAAGATGCCTGGACACCAACGAATCAAAATACAATGATTCCGGCACTCAGAATGCAGGCTGACCATCTGAGTACAGATTTTGCCAACTATATGGATAGTCATTGGTTAGAAGACGGTTCTTTTGTAAGAGGGAGAAGTTTGAACCTGAGCTATAAAATACCAGCATTCATTACCAATAAAATAAATTTTAAAAACCTAAAGATATATGCTAATCTGGATAATTTCTTCTTGATTACAAAGGCCAGAGATTTTGATCCTGAAGCCTCGTCATTTGGCGGAGGATATGCGACTCAGGGACAAACTTTTTTTGGAACCCCGAGACCTCGTACACTGTCTTTAGGTATAAATGCAAACTTTTAA
- a CDS encoding RagB/SusD family nutrient uptake outer membrane protein, protein MKKYFIIITLLISVSFISCKKFLEEDARSSQTPANFYKSVNDAQAAVNAIYPFLYGPYNKSGYDDMPNTMLEIITGQWNNKAVSPESETYYTLLNTSGSAYTSNFWTNCYKGIESANLVVDNIPGISFSDEADKKSLLAEARFLRAYYYYLLVNIFGDVPLKLTSTKVPGKDGLLPRSAVKEIYANAIVPDLIYAEANLKYVTPVGNGRVSAGAAKTLLAKVYLSMAANPVNDANAMTLAKTKALEVINSNSFSLFQSDANSTWFDKLNNAAFDNKEEHIWDLNYNYPNLQSSLNVYFLPKEVVFTTPKYLQFGGFYPDAAYLDSFNPTDLRGRNNMGFFYNSFTTNSVTYNFPWAVYKFFDKGILTTSPGSGKGFPLLRYADLLLTYAEAQNEADNGPNAAAYKAVNDIRARAGLSPVNGLSKDAFRTEVWKERYWELGAENKTYFDIVRTQQVYDAKKGVFVPIVGFTLPSGAVVKQGYLPFPIPLAEVQINPLLGK, encoded by the coding sequence ATGAAAAAGTATTTTATTATAATTACATTATTGATTTCGGTTAGTTTCATCTCTTGTAAAAAATTTCTTGAGGAAGATGCCAGGAGTTCACAAACCCCTGCCAATTTTTATAAAAGTGTAAACGATGCCCAAGCTGCGGTTAATGCAATTTATCCATTCCTATATGGCCCTTATAATAAAAGTGGTTACGATGATATGCCCAACACTATGCTGGAGATAATTACGGGTCAGTGGAATAACAAAGCAGTGTCCCCAGAATCAGAAACCTATTATACGCTGTTGAATACTTCAGGGAGTGCCTATACCAGTAATTTTTGGACGAATTGCTATAAGGGAATCGAGTCTGCGAATTTAGTTGTTGACAATATCCCTGGTATCTCTTTTTCTGACGAGGCTGATAAGAAGAGTTTGCTTGCTGAAGCTAGATTTTTGAGGGCTTATTACTATTATCTACTGGTAAACATTTTTGGAGATGTTCCCTTAAAGCTTACATCCACAAAAGTTCCTGGAAAAGATGGATTGCTTCCAAGATCTGCTGTTAAGGAAATTTACGCAAATGCAATTGTTCCTGATTTGATTTATGCGGAAGCAAATTTGAAATATGTAACCCCTGTCGGAAATGGAAGGGTTTCTGCAGGAGCGGCGAAAACACTTCTGGCTAAGGTTTATTTAAGCATGGCCGCAAATCCGGTAAATGATGCCAATGCTATGACACTGGCAAAAACTAAGGCATTAGAAGTAATCAATAGCAATTCATTTTCATTATTTCAAAGTGATGCAAATTCTACCTGGTTTGATAAATTGAACAATGCAGCCTTTGATAACAAAGAAGAACACATTTGGGATTTAAACTATAATTACCCGAATCTTCAGTCAAGTTTAAATGTTTATTTTCTTCCTAAAGAAGTTGTTTTTACCACCCCTAAGTACCTACAGTTCGGAGGCTTTTACCCGGATGCGGCTTATTTGGACAGTTTTAATCCTACAGATTTAAGGGGTAGAAACAATATGGGATTCTTTTATAATAGTTTTACCACCAATTCAGTAACTTATAATTTCCCTTGGGCGGTATATAAATTTTTTGATAAGGGCATTTTAACGACGTCCCCGGGTAGTGGAAAAGGGTTCCCGCTTTTAAGGTATGCAGATCTTCTATTGACCTATGCAGAAGCGCAGAATGAAGCAGACAATGGGCCTAATGCAGCTGCTTATAAAGCTGTAAATGATATCAGGGCAAGAGCCGGATTAAGCCCGGTGAATGGATTGAGTAAAGATGCATTCAGGACAGAAGTATGGAAAGAAAGATACTGGGAGTTGGGAGCGGAAAATAAAACGTATTTTGATATTGTGAGAACCCAGCAGGTTTACGATGCAAAAAAAGGAGTATTCGTTCCTATTGTTGGTTTTACATTGCCAAGCGGTGCTGTGGTAAAACAGGGGTATTTGCCATTCCCTATTCCATTGGCGGAAGTACAGATTAACCCTCTGTTGGGAAAATAA
- a CDS encoding sugar porter family MFS transporter, translating into MKLKGKPYVILICATAGLGGFLFGFDTAVISGAVNFLRTQFRLSPAMEGWVMSSALLGCVAGAALAGYLSDKYGRKKILLMSAFLFIISSVGCMVAGSPGFLVVARIVGGIGVGFAAMVAPMFIAELSPANLRGRLVSVYQLAITLGILCSYLSNTFLLQYASLHALENGSGANFYLVKEIWRGMLGSNMIPSALFLFCLLLIPESPRWLIKENRTNEAYKILERISGPTEADIELSDLTNTITKEKGSFRQLLDPKMRIALIIGLVLPFFCQLSGITTVMYYAPAIFEKAGFQSGSAMGSAAVIGFFNMIFTFVAIFKIDKWGRKPLLVWGFMGLSLVLLLIGWLFHTDSGSSLLLGSFIFYIAIFAATLGPGVWVVLAEIYPTKIRGRAMSLGTLSLFLGSTFVTQTYPILRESLGIGMTFILYGVALLPAALIVKKLVPETKGKSLEDIERYWEEKGKNENADSTVPYEQTEVNCRKSF; encoded by the coding sequence ATGAAATTAAAAGGCAAACCTTATGTAATTCTTATTTGTGCAACCGCAGGGCTGGGTGGCTTCCTTTTCGGCTTCGATACCGCTGTAATTTCAGGTGCTGTGAATTTTTTAAGAACACAATTTCGGTTAAGTCCGGCGATGGAAGGTTGGGTAATGAGTTCTGCATTATTGGGCTGTGTAGCAGGTGCTGCCCTTGCTGGCTACCTGTCAGATAAGTACGGAAGGAAAAAGATACTATTGATGTCTGCCTTTCTTTTCATCATTTCTTCGGTTGGATGTATGGTTGCCGGAAGCCCAGGTTTTCTTGTTGTCGCAAGGATTGTAGGCGGTATTGGTGTTGGATTCGCAGCAATGGTAGCACCTATGTTTATTGCTGAATTGTCGCCAGCTAATTTAAGAGGTAGACTTGTTTCCGTTTATCAGCTTGCCATTACCCTTGGTATTTTATGCTCTTACTTATCCAATACGTTTTTGTTGCAATATGCTTCATTACACGCTTTGGAAAATGGTAGTGGCGCTAATTTTTATCTGGTAAAAGAGATATGGAGAGGGATGCTTGGGTCGAATATGATACCTTCTGCTTTATTCCTCTTTTGTCTGTTGTTGATACCGGAAAGTCCAAGGTGGCTGATCAAGGAAAACAGAACTAATGAGGCCTATAAAATATTGGAAAGAATCAGTGGGCCTACAGAAGCAGACATTGAACTAAGTGATCTTACAAATACGATAACGAAGGAAAAAGGTAGTTTCCGTCAATTACTGGATCCTAAAATGAGGATCGCATTGATCATTGGATTGGTACTTCCCTTTTTTTGCCAGCTTTCGGGCATTACAACCGTAATGTATTACGCCCCTGCAATCTTTGAGAAGGCAGGCTTTCAGTCTGGATCAGCTATGGGCAGTGCTGCTGTTATTGGTTTTTTCAACATGATCTTTACATTTGTAGCAATCTTTAAAATAGACAAATGGGGAAGAAAACCTTTACTTGTTTGGGGTTTTATGGGACTCAGTTTGGTACTCTTGCTAATTGGATGGTTGTTCCATACCGATAGTGGTTCCAGTCTTCTATTAGGCTCATTTATCTTCTATATCGCAATTTTTGCGGCTACACTCGGCCCTGGGGTCTGGGTGGTACTTGCGGAAATTTACCCCACAAAAATCAGAGGCAGGGCGATGTCTTTAGGTACACTTTCTCTATTTCTGGGATCTACTTTTGTTACGCAAACCTATCCAATTCTAAGGGAGTCCCTGGGTATTGGAATGACATTTATACTTTACGGGGTGGCTTTACTGCCAGCTGCTCTGATTGTAAAAAAATTGGTGCCCGAAACAAAAGGAAAATCGCTGGAAGATATTGAGCGTTACTGGGAAGAAAAGGGTAAGAATGAAAATGCAGACAGTACAGTACCATATGAACAGACAGAAGTTAATTGTAGAAAATCATTTTAA
- a CDS encoding Xaa-Pro peptidase family protein: MYKERSEMISGIIQSHDLSALIFWRPDELVLMLGYMPLWGLSVLVYTADDEPVLFVPELEPEDLLPENITIKTFPWGVKDCIDPWSILYEKIKEVLQQKHLVNKPVSFIKNIGGTAPCRMSGEQPPLPADFTERLCSLSDIGFKDTRGDLLRLYDYKTDADVVGLKLTHRVVANAVNVFYQEVIAGITESKLAALIDYAVQEMIGQDKISFARAWPMVLSGENTRNGGRYNRTTGKVIASGELVMLEMAVCVNGYWADITRTAISGEFNDLQLEIFETVKNAQQIAIDMLKPGVVMNEVDAASRKYIEEAGYGAYFNHSLGHQVGFRYHDPGAGLSPNSTEVLREGMVLTVEPGIYGIELNAGVRIEDNVLITRNGYEILSDYPRSLKGD; this comes from the coding sequence ATGTATAAGGAACGTAGCGAAATGATCTCGGGTATCATTCAATCTCATGATCTATCTGCACTTATTTTCTGGCGGCCGGATGAGCTGGTTCTTATGCTTGGTTATATGCCGCTTTGGGGTTTGTCAGTTCTAGTTTACACGGCTGATGATGAACCTGTGCTGTTTGTTCCGGAATTGGAACCTGAAGATTTACTGCCAGAAAATATCACAATAAAGACATTTCCCTGGGGTGTAAAGGATTGCATAGATCCATGGAGCATATTGTACGAGAAAATAAAAGAAGTATTACAGCAAAAGCATCTTGTGAACAAACCAGTTTCATTTATTAAAAATATAGGAGGTACAGCTCCCTGCAGAATGTCGGGGGAACAACCTCCATTGCCAGCAGATTTTACGGAGCGTTTATGCAGCCTGAGCGATATTGGTTTTAAAGACACCAGAGGAGATTTACTGCGCTTGTATGATTATAAAACAGATGCAGATGTGGTAGGTTTAAAACTGACGCACAGGGTGGTTGCTAATGCTGTAAATGTGTTTTACCAGGAGGTGATTGCGGGAATTACAGAATCAAAACTGGCTGCCCTGATTGATTATGCTGTACAGGAAATGATAGGGCAAGACAAGATCAGTTTTGCAAGGGCCTGGCCAATGGTGCTATCGGGTGAAAATACCAGGAATGGGGGTAGATATAACAGGACAACCGGTAAGGTTATAGCTTCGGGCGAACTTGTCATGCTGGAAATGGCTGTGTGTGTAAATGGCTATTGGGCCGATATTACCCGTACGGCGATAAGCGGGGAGTTCAATGATTTGCAGCTGGAGATTTTTGAAACGGTAAAAAATGCTCAGCAAATTGCGATAGATATGTTAAAGCCCGGGGTGGTAATGAATGAAGTGGATGCAGCTTCACGGAAGTACATTGAAGAGGCAGGGTATGGGGCATATTTTAATCATTCCTTAGGACACCAGGTCGGTTTTCGTTATCATGATCCAGGGGCAGGACTTTCTCCGAATTCCACAGAGGTTTTGCGGGAAGGGATGGTGCTTACTGTAGAACCTGGTATTTATGGCATTGAGCTGAATGCCGGTGTAAGGATTGAAGACAATGTTTTAATTACAAGAAATGGGTACGAGATATTATCTGATTACCCGAGAAGCTTGAAAGGTGACTGA
- a CDS encoding SDR family NAD(P)-dependent oxidoreductase, which translates to MDNNINLKNKNVLITGGSRGIGAGIARAMAACGANLLINHFEDEQNAKVLAEEIRKLYHVNVFIYEADISSQEVVMQMFSFADTSLGSVNVLVNNAGCETIEHAVDLKLEDWDRIFNVNLRGAFICAQEAGKRMIAINAGVIINISSIHDKVPRKGLVHYCSSKAAMNMMTKCLALELAEHNIRVLAVSPGAIETEMNKEEINTFGREKFNNWIPLGKVGIVDDLSWTCAFLASEKAAYMTATTIYIDGGYKESTIPYDPRIKKT; encoded by the coding sequence ATGGACAATAATATTAACCTGAAAAATAAAAATGTATTGATAACCGGCGGCAGTCGGGGAATTGGGGCTGGAATTGCTCGAGCAATGGCGGCTTGTGGGGCCAACTTGCTTATTAATCATTTTGAGGATGAGCAGAATGCTAAAGTCCTGGCTGAGGAAATTCGCAAATTATATCATGTAAATGTGTTCATATACGAAGCGGATATCTCAAGCCAGGAGGTAGTGATGCAGATGTTTTCGTTTGCTGATACCTCTTTAGGTTCGGTAAATGTGCTGGTGAATAATGCCGGATGCGAAACTATTGAGCACGCTGTTGATTTGAAATTGGAGGATTGGGATAGGATTTTTAACGTTAACCTGAGAGGGGCTTTCATTTGTGCACAGGAAGCTGGGAAAAGAATGATAGCCATAAATGCCGGTGTGATCATCAATATTTCATCCATCCATGATAAAGTACCACGTAAAGGACTAGTTCACTATTGTTCATCAAAAGCTGCTATGAATATGATGACAAAATGTTTGGCTCTTGAACTCGCTGAACATAACATAAGAGTATTGGCAGTTTCTCCCGGTGCAATTGAAACTGAAATGAATAAAGAGGAAATAAATACGTTCGGCAGAGAGAAGTTTAACAATTGGATTCCGTTAGGGAAAGTAGGCATCGTAGATGATTTATCCTGGACCTGCGCTTTTCTTGCCAGTGAGAAAGCTGCCTATATGACCGCAACTACAATTTATATTGATGGTGGGTATAAGGAAAGCACAATTCCTTATGATCCCCGAATTAAAAAGACTTAA
- a CDS encoding RraA family protein: MQSEILKEQDINWENDADLFEIFRKELYTPVVGDILDEIGYYHQFLPQPIQPMRTTDKIIGRAMPVLMIDVYGPQKKPFGKLTEALDQLEKGEIYIASGGAMRCAYWGEILTATAKKRGAAGAVINGFYRDTPMVIEQDWPVFGRGRFAQDSGVRTQVADYRCDIEIDGVWVSPGDLVFGDMDGVLVIPKKVEQQVVINALKKARGEKVVRKEIENGMLATEAFLKYGIL; this comes from the coding sequence ATGCAATCAGAAATATTAAAAGAACAAGATATAAATTGGGAAAACGACGCAGATTTGTTTGAGATTTTTAGAAAGGAATTGTATACCCCTGTTGTGGGCGATATCCTGGATGAGATAGGCTACTATCATCAATTTCTTCCTCAGCCAATCCAACCCATGAGAACTACCGATAAAATTATCGGCCGTGCAATGCCGGTGTTAATGATCGATGTATACGGTCCGCAGAAAAAGCCATTTGGTAAATTAACAGAAGCGCTGGATCAACTGGAAAAAGGCGAAATCTATATTGCAAGCGGTGGTGCCATGCGGTGTGCTTATTGGGGAGAGATTTTAACTGCAACGGCTAAAAAGAGAGGCGCAGCTGGTGCTGTAATTAATGGCTTTTACCGGGATACTCCAATGGTAATAGAACAAGATTGGCCTGTTTTCGGCCGGGGAAGATTTGCGCAGGATTCGGGTGTTAGAACACAGGTTGCAGATTACAGATGCGATATTGAAATTGATGGGGTTTGGGTGTCACCTGGTGATTTGGTCTTTGGAGATATGGATGGTGTACTAGTGATTCCCAAAAAAGTTGAACAGCAGGTGGTTATAAATGCTTTGAAAAAGGCAAGAGGAGAAAAAGTAGTAAGGAAAGAAATAGAAAATGGAATGCTTGCTACTGAAGCATTTTTAAAATATGGCATTCTGTAA
- a CDS encoding mannonate dehydratase, protein MKLGLGLYYHMLNKAHFDFAKQCGCTHLVVHLVDYFNKGNQKNKNDQPVGDNDGWGFAGHSKKIWEVDELLKLKREINNAGLELEAIENFDPADWYDILLDGPRKESQIEEIKRLIRNVGQAGIPVIGYNFSLAGVCSRISGPFARGGAISVGMDGVDDRPIPNGMVWNMVYDQDASVGTVENVSHETLWQRLEYFLNEIIPVAEAAGVKLAAHPDDPPMPVVRNTPRLVYQPEMYSRLLNIKASKSNALEFCLGSIAEMTEGDVYSATEFYADQIAYIHFRNVKGKVPHYKEVFVDEGDIDMIRILKILKSKNFNGVLIPDHTPQLSCEGFWYAGMAYALGYIKAAMTLV, encoded by the coding sequence ATGAAACTTGGATTAGGGTTATACTATCACATGCTTAATAAAGCACATTTTGATTTTGCTAAGCAATGCGGCTGCACGCACCTGGTTGTACATCTTGTAGATTACTTCAATAAAGGAAATCAAAAGAACAAAAATGATCAACCTGTGGGGGACAATGATGGCTGGGGTTTTGCCGGCCATTCAAAAAAAATATGGGAAGTTGATGAATTGTTAAAGTTAAAAAGGGAGATAAACAATGCGGGACTTGAGCTGGAAGCAATAGAAAACTTTGATCCGGCAGATTGGTATGATATCTTACTGGATGGTCCGCGAAAAGAAAGCCAGATTGAAGAAATTAAACGGCTAATCCGTAACGTTGGGCAGGCAGGAATTCCAGTGATTGGATACAATTTTAGCTTAGCTGGTGTCTGCAGTAGAATATCAGGACCTTTTGCAAGGGGTGGAGCGATTTCAGTTGGAATGGATGGAGTAGATGATCGGCCAATTCCCAATGGTATGGTTTGGAATATGGTTTATGATCAGGATGCTTCTGTTGGGACCGTTGAAAATGTCTCCCATGAAACTTTGTGGCAACGTCTTGAATATTTTCTTAATGAAATTATCCCTGTTGCAGAAGCCGCAGGAGTTAAATTGGCAGCTCATCCCGATGATCCGCCAATGCCGGTGGTCAGAAATACTCCACGCCTGGTTTATCAACCTGAAATGTACAGCAGGTTATTAAATATAAAGGCGAGTAAAAGCAATGCACTTGAATTCTGTTTGGGTTCTATCGCAGAGATGACAGAAGGTGATGTGTATAGCGCAACTGAATTTTATGCTGACCAAATCGCATATATTCATTTCAGAAATGTAAAAGGAAAAGTTCCTCACTACAAAGAAGTTTTTGTTGATGAAGGTGATATAGATATGATACGCATACTTAAAATACTAAAGAGCAAAAACTTTAATGGTGTGCTTATACCGGATCATACACCTCAACTAAGTTGTGAGGGGTTCTGGTATGCAGGAATGGCTTACGCTTTGGGATATATTAAGGCAGCAATGACGCTGGTATAA